A region of Micromonospora sp. WMMD882 DNA encodes the following proteins:
- a CDS encoding dihydrofolate reductase family protein, translating into MGSLVFSLNLTLDGCVDHQEGIVDDETHALFTRLMDESGAMLWGRVTYEMMESYWPAVARGDVEAPPAVRDWAVKLDAKPKYVVSSTRRDFPWTNSHHVAGELREGVQKLKDATPAGVLLGSGRLATELDRLDLIDEYRLLVHPRIAGHGPTLHQDGLPGTRRLDLLSAQPLRNGVVALHYRRAR; encoded by the coding sequence ATGGGATCGCTCGTCTTCAGCCTCAACCTCACCCTGGACGGTTGTGTCGACCACCAGGAGGGGATCGTCGATGACGAGACGCATGCCCTCTTCACCCGTCTCATGGACGAGAGCGGGGCGATGCTGTGGGGTCGCGTCACCTACGAGATGATGGAGAGCTACTGGCCGGCCGTCGCCCGCGGCGACGTGGAGGCGCCGCCGGCCGTGCGCGACTGGGCGGTCAAGCTGGACGCCAAACCCAAGTACGTGGTGTCGTCGACGCGCCGGGACTTCCCGTGGACCAACAGCCACCACGTCGCCGGTGAGCTGCGGGAGGGCGTGCAGAAACTCAAGGACGCGACCCCGGCCGGGGTCCTCCTCGGCAGCGGCCGGCTCGCCACCGAGCTCGACCGGCTGGACCTGATCGACGAGTACCGGCTGCTCGTCCATCCGCGGATCGCCGGCCACGGTCCGACGCTGCACCAGGACGGGCTGCCCGGTACGCGCCGGCTCGACCTGCTCTCGGCGCAGCCGCTCCGCAACGGCGTGGTGGCCCTGCACTACCGCCGCGCGCGCTGA
- the argC gene encoding N-acetyl-gamma-glutamyl-phosphate reductase, whose protein sequence is MVGAAGYIGGELLRLLLGHPEVELVGAVSSRFAGKRIDGVHPNLRSVTDLSFCAAEAVAECDAVFLALPHRVAMTQIDHWIERSKLVVDLTGDFRLDDPEVFRRYYGEEHLAPRLLPSFVPGLPELYRESLRAADLISVPGCMATAGVLSLYPLVRHELIDLEQGAQFDARTGSSGSGATAGPANLHAERSGAMRVFAPTRHRHEAEISRHLGLAAAMTATGVEAVRGVQTVCHATLRPGVDERAVRRAFREQYAPEPFVRVVAHQRGVFRYPDPKILHGSNFCDVGYAVDGAGRLTTIGALDNLVKGGAGNAVQCFNIRMGLPETLGLTFPGLHPL, encoded by the coding sequence GTGGTCGGCGCGGCCGGTTACATCGGTGGTGAGTTGCTGCGCCTGCTACTGGGTCATCCCGAGGTCGAGCTGGTGGGCGCTGTCTCGTCGCGGTTCGCCGGCAAGCGGATCGACGGCGTGCATCCGAATCTGCGGTCCGTCACCGATCTTTCGTTCTGCGCCGCGGAGGCGGTCGCGGAATGCGACGCCGTTTTCCTGGCGCTGCCGCACCGGGTGGCGATGACCCAGATCGATCACTGGATCGAGCGGTCCAAGCTCGTCGTCGATCTGACCGGGGACTTCCGGCTCGACGACCCCGAGGTGTTCCGGCGCTACTACGGTGAGGAGCACCTGGCCCCCCGGTTGCTGCCCAGCTTCGTGCCGGGGCTTCCCGAGTTGTACCGCGAGAGCCTGCGGGCCGCCGACCTGATCAGCGTCCCCGGGTGCATGGCCACCGCCGGCGTGCTCTCCCTGTATCCGCTGGTGCGGCACGAGCTGATCGATCTGGAACAAGGCGCCCAGTTCGACGCGCGTACCGGTTCCAGCGGCTCGGGCGCGACCGCCGGTCCGGCGAACCTGCACGCCGAACGCAGCGGGGCCATGCGCGTGTTCGCGCCCACCCGGCACCGGCACGAAGCCGAGATCTCCCGGCACCTTGGGCTGGCCGCCGCGATGACCGCCACGGGCGTCGAAGCGGTACGCGGGGTCCAGACCGTCTGCCATGCCACCCTGCGCCCCGGGGTGGACGAGCGGGCCGTACGCCGGGCCTTCCGCGAGCAGTACGCCCCGGAGCCCTTCGTCCGGGTCGTCGCACACCAGCGCGGCGTCTTCCGCTACCCCGACCCGAAGATCCTCCACGGATCGAACTTCTGCGACGTCGGTTACGCCGTCGACGGCGCGGGGCGCCTGACCACGATCGGCGCCCTGGACAACCTCGTCAAGGGCGGCGCCGGTAACGCCGTGCAGTGCTTCAACATCCGCATGGGCCTGCCCGAGACCCTCGGCCTGACCTTCCCCGGCCTGCATCCGCTGTGA
- a CDS encoding [LysW]-aminoadipate kinase: MTTRPLIVVKCGGNPAVNAAHVCADLAHLAHEGHAVVLVHGGSGEIGRLAGRLGVPRRTLVAPDGVVTRHTDPATLEVVVLALAGAVKPRLVAELSRHRVTAVGLTGMDGGMLRARRKSAVRAVVDGRTVLVRDNHSGRITQVDTVLPETLLRAGHVPVISPPAIDEHGHPVNVDADRAAAALAVALGADQLLLLTGAPGVLADPGDPTSLRAAVRVSPTGAPDRSATGGMALKLVAAREALDGGVPTVRIADGRTSEPVRRALAGDGTTVHLAGPASPRPRPEKIHV, from the coding sequence GTGACCACCAGGCCGCTCATCGTCGTCAAGTGCGGCGGGAACCCCGCCGTGAACGCCGCCCACGTCTGCGCCGACCTCGCCCACCTGGCGCACGAGGGTCATGCCGTCGTGCTGGTGCATGGTGGCTCCGGCGAGATCGGCCGGCTCGCCGGCCGGCTCGGCGTGCCACGACGTACCCTCGTCGCGCCGGACGGCGTCGTCACCCGGCACACCGACCCGGCCACCCTCGAGGTGGTCGTGCTCGCTCTGGCCGGCGCGGTCAAACCGAGGCTCGTGGCGGAGTTGTCCCGCCACCGGGTGACCGCGGTCGGCCTGACCGGCATGGACGGCGGCATGCTCCGCGCCCGCCGGAAGTCCGCTGTCCGCGCGGTCGTCGACGGTCGTACCGTGCTGGTGCGCGACAACCACAGCGGCCGGATCACCCAGGTCGACACCGTGCTTCCCGAGACTCTGCTGCGCGCCGGTCACGTGCCGGTGATCTCGCCGCCGGCCATCGACGAGCACGGCCACCCCGTGAACGTCGACGCCGACCGTGCCGCGGCGGCGCTGGCCGTGGCGCTGGGCGCCGACCAGTTGCTGCTGCTCACCGGGGCGCCCGGCGTGCTCGCCGACCCCGGGGACCCCACCAGCCTGCGCGCCGCCGTGCGGGTGTCGCCCACCGGCGCGCCCGACCGGTCGGCCACCGGCGGCATGGCGCTCAAACTCGTCGCCGCACGCGAAGCGCTCGACGGTGGGGTCCCCACCGTGCGCATCGCCGACGGCCGTACCTCCGAGCCCGTCAGACGGGCCCTCGCGGGCGACGGCACCACCGTCCACCTGGCCGGCCCGGCTTCGCCGCGCCCCCGCCCGGAGAAGATCCACGTGTGA
- a CDS encoding response regulator transcription factor, translated as MLICDELPVIGDGLRTLLDAVPDIDVVGTTDNGMEAIVLVRAARPDVVVTDLNLRTISGLEMIRKLAKEDAVPSIVVFTESDADQTVSDVLHAGVSCLLGKDARPQELIAAIQAAAVGQTVLAPGVARRLVTWFRAQPQRRDSSAYPGANELTKREREVVRMVARGMSTEEVARELFIGEATVRTHVYRVRTKLGVRDRAELVSLAYRAGLISSDEQSFGEERTPSPVMARSR; from the coding sequence GTGCTCATTTGTGATGAACTGCCGGTCATCGGGGACGGTCTCAGAACTCTGCTCGACGCGGTCCCGGACATCGACGTCGTCGGCACCACCGACAACGGCATGGAAGCCATCGTTCTCGTCCGGGCCGCGCGGCCCGACGTCGTGGTCACCGACCTGAACCTCCGCACGATCTCCGGCCTCGAGATGATCCGCAAACTCGCCAAGGAGGACGCGGTGCCCAGCATCGTGGTGTTCACCGAGTCCGACGCCGACCAGACGGTCAGCGACGTGCTGCATGCCGGCGTGAGCTGCCTGCTCGGCAAGGACGCGAGGCCCCAGGAGCTGATCGCCGCGATCCAGGCGGCGGCGGTCGGGCAGACCGTGCTCGCGCCGGGTGTCGCCCGACGGCTGGTCACCTGGTTCCGCGCGCAGCCGCAACGCCGGGACAGCTCGGCGTACCCGGGGGCGAACGAGCTGACCAAGCGGGAGCGGGAGGTGGTCAGGATGGTGGCGCGCGGCATGTCCACCGAGGAGGTGGCCCGCGAGCTGTTCATCGGCGAGGCCACGGTCCGTACCCATGTCTACCGGGTGCGTACCAAGCTCGGCGTCCGCGACCGCGCCGAGCTGGTGTCCCTGGCCTACCGGGCCGGGCTCATCTCGTCGGACGAGCAGTCCTTCGGCGAGGAGCGGACGCCGTCACCGGTGATGGCGCGCTCCAGGTGA
- a CDS encoding acyl-CoA dehydrogenase family protein produces the protein MDLTPDPLFVQVRAALRTALAAVPVRPGVHGAPVVDGRDGPTRTVLDALGVADFERSALAGGLDLGLTAGVLVSAELGRAACGNSYRGDAVAADVGCPAGVALAGLEALPAGGGVTATPGPAGWALTGTATIDDPEAALLLVAVAAGFGGPVLVAVPRDAAGVSVQTGCWPPAVRFAATPVTLADLVGELDRTPADPLARARVRQAGYLLGIAEGAHRIALEHTAVRRQFDTRLRDLPAVSFPLARAEVALRATRAAVYRAAWLIDYEADAVGVEPVAALALAAETAREVVRRSMQSCGVRAMTAELGLHRYFRLVAAESARYGAPADLWRMVGVDCVRATRRAVAATALPTPATSGA, from the coding sequence ATGGACCTCACCCCCGATCCGCTGTTCGTCCAGGTACGCGCGGCGCTGCGGACGGCGCTCGCCGCGGTCCCCGTGCGGCCGGGCGTGCACGGCGCGCCGGTGGTCGACGGCCGCGACGGGCCTACCCGGACCGTGCTGGACGCGCTGGGCGTCGCCGACTTCGAACGGTCCGCCCTCGCCGGTGGACTCGACCTCGGCCTGACGGCGGGCGTGCTGGTCAGCGCGGAACTCGGCCGCGCGGCCTGCGGTAACTCCTACCGGGGCGACGCCGTGGCGGCCGACGTGGGGTGTCCGGCCGGTGTGGCGCTGGCCGGGCTGGAGGCCCTTCCGGCCGGCGGCGGCGTCACCGCGACGCCGGGCCCGGCCGGCTGGGCGCTGACCGGCACGGCCACCATCGACGACCCCGAAGCCGCGCTGCTGCTGGTCGCGGTCGCGGCGGGCTTCGGCGGGCCGGTCCTCGTCGCCGTGCCGCGCGACGCCGCGGGCGTCAGCGTGCAGACCGGGTGCTGGCCACCGGCCGTCCGCTTCGCGGCCACCCCGGTCACCCTGGCGGACCTGGTCGGAGAACTCGACCGGACGCCCGCCGACCCGCTGGCCCGGGCCCGGGTGCGGCAGGCCGGCTACCTGCTCGGCATCGCCGAAGGCGCGCACCGGATCGCGTTGGAGCACACCGCCGTCCGGCGGCAGTTCGACACCAGGTTACGTGACCTGCCCGCGGTCTCGTTCCCGCTGGCGCGGGCCGAGGTGGCGTTGCGCGCGACCCGGGCGGCGGTGTACCGGGCCGCCTGGCTGATCGACTACGAGGCCGACGCGGTCGGCGTCGAGCCGGTGGCGGCGCTGGCGCTGGCCGCCGAAACGGCGCGGGAGGTGGTACGCCGGAGCATGCAGAGCTGTGGGGTGCGCGCGATGACGGCGGAACTCGGCCTGCACCGGTACTTCCGACTGGTCGCGGCCGAGTCCGCCCGCTACGGCGCCCCCGCCGACCTGTGGCGGATGGTCGGCGTCGACTGCGTCCGAGCGACCCGGCGCGCGGTCGCCGCCACGGCGCTCCCGACGCCGGCGACGTCGGGAGCGTAG
- a CDS encoding acyl-CoA dehydrogenase family protein has product MRFGFTRDQQRFRADVRQTLRSGRVRAAAAAATGADGVEPDARPLYRLLGERGLLAVHWPVEFGGQGRPLTDAAIVAEELVRAGVPDTLHVNTIQIVGQFLLMAGDAEQQRRHLPGLARGERFASVLYTEPDAGSDLGALRTVAAPDGDGYLITGTKVFSLKTRFVDLGLCAARTSSGAGKYQGISLFLVDLHAPGVTVSVIPGIGDEHFHQVELDSVRVSGEDLLGPRDEGWPLLNEALTIERTGLDYFLKAERWLEAALESLVDQAADPAHAHAEAIGRWKGALVADHALAWEVLTGLQADRVDPVAAAVAKYHSSELAQGIAAWAADIPSAEQRSRRTRAVEVLDSAYREAPGLTLSAGTSEVMLQIMAAAFDSMGPEEH; this is encoded by the coding sequence ATGCGGTTCGGATTCACCCGGGACCAACAGCGTTTCCGGGCGGACGTACGACAGACGTTGCGTTCCGGGCGGGTGCGTGCCGCGGCGGCGGCGGCCACCGGCGCGGACGGTGTCGAGCCGGACGCCCGCCCGCTCTACCGGCTGCTCGGCGAGCGGGGACTGCTGGCCGTGCACTGGCCGGTCGAGTTCGGCGGTCAGGGGCGTCCGCTCACCGACGCCGCGATCGTCGCCGAGGAACTGGTCCGGGCGGGCGTGCCGGACACGCTGCACGTCAACACCATCCAGATCGTCGGCCAGTTCCTGCTGATGGCGGGCGACGCGGAGCAGCAGCGCCGGCACCTGCCCGGGTTGGCGCGCGGCGAGCGTTTCGCCTCGGTGCTCTACACCGAACCGGACGCCGGGTCGGACCTCGGCGCGCTGCGGACCGTCGCGGCGCCCGACGGCGACGGGTACCTGATCACCGGCACCAAGGTGTTCAGCCTCAAGACCCGGTTCGTCGATCTCGGGCTGTGCGCGGCCCGTACCTCCTCGGGCGCCGGGAAGTACCAGGGCATCAGTCTCTTCCTGGTCGACCTGCACGCTCCCGGGGTGACCGTGTCGGTGATACCCGGCATCGGCGACGAGCACTTTCACCAGGTCGAGCTGGACTCCGTCCGGGTGTCGGGCGAGGACCTGCTCGGACCACGGGACGAGGGGTGGCCGCTGCTCAACGAGGCGCTGACCATCGAACGTACCGGCCTGGACTACTTTCTCAAGGCGGAGCGCTGGCTGGAGGCCGCGCTGGAGTCACTGGTCGACCAGGCGGCGGACCCCGCGCACGCCCACGCCGAGGCGATCGGCCGCTGGAAGGGCGCGCTCGTGGCCGACCACGCCCTCGCCTGGGAGGTGCTCACCGGCCTCCAGGCCGACCGGGTCGACCCGGTCGCGGCGGCCGTCGCCAAATACCACAGCAGCGAGCTCGCCCAGGGCATCGCGGCGTGGGCGGCCGACATTCCCAGCGCCGAGCAGCGGTCCCGCCGTACCCGGGCCGTCGAGGTCCTGGACTCCGCCTACCGGGAGGCGCCCGGGCTCACGCTGTCGGCGGGCACCTCCGAGGTGATGTTGCAGATCATGGCCGCCGCGTTCGACTCCATGGGACCCGAGGAGCACTGA